One genomic window of Anoplolepis gracilipes chromosome 5, ASM4749672v1, whole genome shotgun sequence includes the following:
- the Creld gene encoding cysteine-rich with EGF-like domain protein 2 produces the protein MQVPISAIVFLNLFIIASICMNNVQCEKEKPNDKEERKSEIFPPCAACKILTNSFKKGLERTSRGKFEGGDSAWEEDKLGSYSRSEIRLVEIQENLCKEVKHGETQCQSLAEELEGQIEEWWFKYQDTHPDIHQYICIEKTERCCPEDHYGPNCIPCPGYPDKICSNNGKCKGAGTRKGNGGCLCDKGYIGDICSECTPGYYESYKDEKTLLCSACHVACDGSCRGPGPKDCEKCASGWHTIEDKGCFDIDECLKSDEVCPGNQFCINKEGSYICLACDKACNGCTGDGPDMCLKCAEGHHKKDNLCINSDLLGRKKQENLARYLTYFGLCVAICIILQRNIYAASIIGLLVAIYISVSEYMIAHSNVQDTTANMDILGPA, from the exons ATGCAAGTGCCGATCAGTGCCATTGTTTTTCTCAACTTGTTTATAATCGCATCGATTTGCATGAACAACGTCCAATGTGAGAAGGAAAAGCCGAACGACAAGGAGGAACGTAAATCCGAAATATTCCCCCCCTGTGCAGCATGCAAAATACTTACCAATAGTTTCAAAAAG GGTCTAGAAAGAACGAGTCGTGGGAAGTTTGAGGGTGGAGACAGCGCCTGGGAAGAGGACAAGCTAGGTTCATATTCAAGAAGTGAAATTCGATTAGTCGAGATACAGGAAAACCTATGTAAAGAGGTGAAACATGGCGAGACTCAGTGCCAATCTTTAGCGGAGGAATTAGAGGGTCAGATAGAGGAGTGGTGGTTCAAGTATCAAGATACCCATCCAGATATACACCAATATATATGCATCGAAAAGACAGAGCGTTGCTGTCCGGAGGATCACTATGGTCCAAATTGTATACCTTGTCCAGGCTATCCGGATAAAATATGTAGTAATAACGGCAAGTGCAAAGGAGCTGGTACAAGAAAAGGAAACGGTGGTTGCCTTTGCGATAAGGGATATATCGGAGATATTTGTTCAGAGTGTACTCCAGGATACTATGAATCTTACAAAGATGAAAAGACCTTGTTATGTTCCGCATGCCATGTGGCGTGTGATGGATCTTGCAGAGGTCCTGGACCAAAGGATTGCGAGAAGTGTGCCAGTGGATGGCACACGATTGAAGATAAAGGCTGCTTTGATATTGACGAATGCTTAAAAAGCGACGAGGTCTGTCCTGGCAATCAATTTTGCATCAATAAAGAAGGAAGTTATATTTGTttag CTTGTGATAAAGCTTGCAATGGTTGTACTGGCGATGGCCCGGACATGTGTCTGAAATGTGCCGAGGGACACCATAAAAAGGATAACTTGTGTATAA aTTCAGATCTTCTTGGCcggaaaaaacaagaaaatctGGCACGATATCTAACATATTTTGGACTCTGTGTGGCGATATGTATTATCTTGCAACGTAATATTTATGCAGCGAGCATTATTGGCTTGCtggttgcaatatatatatctgtctcAGAATACATGATTGCACATAGCAATGTTCAAGACACAACGGCAAACATGGATATTCTAGGACCAGCTTAA